A DNA window from Enterobacter asburiae contains the following coding sequences:
- the mqo gene encoding malate dehydrogenase (quinone), translating to MKKMTAMLFSLAVGLNTVSMAAKADAPKEQETDVLLIGGGIMSATLGTYLQELQPDWSMTMVERLDGVAQESSNGWNNAGTGHSALMELNYTPQKKDGSISIEKAVEINEAFQVSRQFWSHQVNSGVMHDPHSFINTVPHMSFVWGEQNVNFLRARYAALQQSTLFRGMKYSEDHAQIKEWAPLVMEGRDPNQKVAATRTEIGTDVNYGEITRQLVASLKKKENFNLQLSTEVRGFKRNADNSWSVTVADLKNNEAEHVIKAKFVFIGAGGAALKLLQESGIPEADDYAGFPVGGQFLVSDNPEVVNRHLAKVYGQASVGAPPMSVPHIDTRMLDGKRVVLFGPFATFSTKFLKNGSLWDLLSATTTSNVKPMMDVGLDNFDLVKYLISQVMLSDDDRFEALKEYYPQAKKEDWRLWQAGQRVQIIKRDPKEGGVLRLGTEVVSDKDGTIAALLGASPGASTAAPIMLHLMEKVFKDKVASPEWQAKLKTIIPSYGTKLNGNVSATEQELEYTSRVLQLQYIKPQAADAAPKAELKPQPENKPVADIAL from the coding sequence ATGAAAAAAATGACTGCCATGCTCTTTTCTCTGGCCGTGGGGCTTAACACCGTCTCAATGGCGGCGAAAGCTGACGCACCAAAAGAGCAGGAAACGGACGTCCTTTTAATTGGTGGCGGTATCATGAGCGCCACGCTGGGAACCTATCTGCAAGAACTGCAGCCGGACTGGTCTATGACCATGGTCGAGCGCCTTGATGGCGTGGCGCAGGAGAGTTCGAACGGATGGAATAACGCCGGTACCGGACATTCGGCACTCATGGAACTGAACTATACGCCGCAGAAAAAGGACGGTTCCATTAGTATCGAGAAGGCGGTAGAGATCAATGAAGCATTCCAGGTTTCTCGCCAGTTCTGGTCTCATCAGGTCAACAGCGGCGTGATGCACGACCCGCACTCCTTCATCAACACCGTGCCGCACATGAGCTTTGTGTGGGGCGAACAGAACGTTAACTTCCTGCGCGCGCGCTACGCCGCTCTGCAGCAGAGCACGCTGTTCCGCGGGATGAAATACTCTGAAGACCACGCGCAGATTAAAGAGTGGGCTCCGCTGGTCATGGAAGGTCGTGACCCGAACCAGAAAGTGGCGGCGACCCGTACCGAAATTGGTACCGACGTTAACTACGGTGAAATTACCCGTCAGCTGGTGGCGTCTCTGAAGAAAAAAGAGAACTTCAACCTGCAGCTCAGCACCGAAGTGCGCGGTTTCAAGCGCAACGCGGATAACAGCTGGAGCGTGACCGTCGCCGATCTGAAAAACAACGAAGCCGAGCACGTCATCAAGGCGAAATTTGTCTTTATCGGTGCGGGCGGCGCGGCGCTGAAGCTGCTGCAGGAGTCCGGTATTCCGGAAGCGGACGACTACGCGGGCTTCCCGGTGGGCGGCCAGTTCCTGGTGTCCGATAACCCGGAAGTGGTGAATCGTCATCTGGCAAAAGTGTACGGCCAGGCTTCCGTTGGCGCACCGCCGATGTCTGTTCCGCACATCGACACCCGTATGCTTGACGGCAAACGCGTGGTGCTGTTTGGGCCGTTCGCGACCTTCTCCACCAAGTTCCTGAAAAATGGCTCCCTGTGGGATCTGCTCAGCGCCACGACCACCTCTAACGTCAAGCCGATGATGGACGTGGGTCTGGATAACTTCGACCTGGTGAAATACCTGATTAGCCAGGTGATGCTCTCTGACGACGACCGTTTCGAGGCGCTGAAAGAGTACTATCCGCAGGCGAAGAAAGAAGACTGGCGTCTGTGGCAGGCGGGTCAGCGCGTACAGATCATCAAGCGCGATCCGAAAGAGGGCGGCGTGCTGCGTCTGGGTACCGAAGTGGTAAGCGATAAGGATGGCACCATCGCCGCGCTGCTGGGTGCGTCGCCGGGCGCGTCTACCGCTGCGCCAATCATGCTGCACCTGATGGAAAAAGTGTTTAAAGATAAAGTCGCCAGCCCGGAATGGCAGGCGAAGCTGAAAACCATTATTCCATCCTACGGCACGAAGCTGAACGGCAACGTGAGCGCGACGGAGCAGGAGCTGGAATACACCAGCCGCGTACTGCAGCTGCAGTACATCAAGCCACAGGCTGCGGATGCGGCGCCAAAAGCGGAGCTGAAGCCTCAGCCGGAAAACAAACCGGTTGCGGATATCGCGCTGTAA
- the eco gene encoding serine protease inhibitor ecotin: protein MKNAPKFAIALIAAACVSSSAFASETPKQQPLEKVAPYPQADKGMKRQVIQLPVQQDEANFKVELLIGKTLEVDCNQHRLGGQLESKTLEGWGYDYYVFDKVTSPVSTMMACPDGKKEKKFVTAYLGDNSLLRYNSKLPIVVYTPENVEVKYRIWKADENIGQAVVR from the coding sequence ATGAAAAACGCACCTAAATTTGCTATCGCCCTCATCGCCGCCGCGTGCGTCAGCAGCAGCGCTTTCGCCAGCGAAACCCCAAAACAGCAGCCGCTGGAAAAAGTGGCTCCGTACCCGCAGGCGGACAAAGGGATGAAGCGTCAGGTGATTCAGCTGCCGGTTCAGCAGGATGAAGCGAACTTCAAAGTGGAACTGTTAATTGGCAAGACGCTGGAAGTGGACTGCAACCAGCACCGTCTGGGCGGTCAGCTGGAAAGCAAAACCCTGGAAGGCTGGGGTTACGACTATTACGTCTTTGACAAAGTGACCTCTCCGGTTTCCACCATGATGGCCTGCCCGGACGGCAAGAAAGAGAAGAAATTTGTAACGGCGTATCTGGGCGACAACAGTCTGTTGCGCTACAACAGCAAGCTGCCGATCGTGGTCTATACGCCTGAAAACGTGGAAGTGAAGTATCGCATCTGGAAGGCTGATGAGAACATCGGACAAGCCGTAGTACGTTAA
- a CDS encoding SulP family inorganic anion transporter, translating to MLRFAIARTEACPNQRTVMSLPHSAVSPEDRVANVLRSPKQLTRETLAGVITALALIPEVISFSVVAGVDPKVSLIASVVLCLAMSVLGGRPAMVTAAAGSVALVIGPMVHQHGVQYILPAVLMAGVIQILFGVLGMARLMRFIPQSVMTGFVNALGILIFFAQVPHFWSRSPLIVGLFVLTLLIVLWVPRYIKSIPSPLIAIVVLTLFTVSTGQTLPTVGDEGSMSGGLPGLTELLVPLNVQTLSIIWPCALSIAFVGLLESLLTAKLVDELTATPSGKRRESIGLGVGNILAGFYGGIAGCAMIGQTIVNVEMGKGRSRISTFAAGIVLLILVTALSDVMANIPMAVLAGIMAIVAVKTFSWHSLQPATVKTAPIAETVVMLVTVAATVSTGNLAIGVLGGIIVMALLPARIKRRLKAEKSSPAQEK from the coding sequence ATGTTGCGTTTTGCGATCGCGCGCACGGAAGCCTGCCCTAACCAGCGAACTGTTATGTCCTTACCCCATTCTGCCGTATCCCCCGAAGACCGCGTAGCCAACGTGCTGCGTTCCCCTAAGCAGCTGACGCGTGAAACGCTGGCAGGCGTGATTACCGCCCTGGCGCTGATCCCCGAGGTTATCTCATTTTCGGTGGTGGCGGGCGTTGACCCGAAGGTCAGCCTGATCGCCTCCGTGGTGCTGTGTCTTGCCATGTCTGTACTCGGTGGGCGTCCTGCGATGGTCACGGCAGCGGCCGGGTCCGTGGCGCTGGTCATTGGCCCGATGGTGCATCAGCACGGCGTACAGTACATTCTTCCCGCCGTGCTGATGGCGGGCGTAATTCAGATTCTGTTTGGCGTGCTGGGCATGGCAAGGCTGATGCGCTTTATACCTCAGTCGGTCATGACCGGATTTGTTAACGCCCTGGGCATTTTGATCTTCTTCGCTCAGGTCCCGCATTTCTGGAGCCGAAGCCCGCTGATTGTGGGCCTGTTCGTCCTGACGCTGCTGATCGTGCTGTGGGTGCCGCGCTATATCAAAAGCATCCCTTCCCCGCTGATTGCGATTGTTGTGCTTACCTTGTTCACCGTTTCAACCGGTCAAACCCTGCCGACCGTGGGCGATGAAGGCTCCATGAGCGGCGGTTTACCGGGTCTTACCGAGCTGCTGGTCCCGCTCAATGTGCAGACGCTGAGCATTATCTGGCCGTGCGCGCTGAGCATCGCGTTTGTCGGCCTGCTGGAATCCCTGCTGACGGCAAAGCTGGTGGATGAGCTGACCGCGACACCGTCAGGTAAACGCCGCGAAAGCATTGGACTAGGCGTCGGCAATATTCTGGCCGGATTTTATGGCGGGATTGCAGGCTGCGCGATGATCGGACAAACCATCGTCAACGTGGAGATGGGGAAAGGTCGAAGCCGCATTTCAACCTTTGCGGCGGGCATTGTGCTGCTGATTCTGGTGACGGCGCTCAGCGACGTGATGGCCAACATCCCGATGGCGGTGCTGGCGGGTATTATGGCGATTGTCGCCGTCAAAACCTTCAGCTGGCACAGCCTTCAGCCAGCCACGGTGAAAACGGCCCCGATAGCAGAAACGGTCGTCATGCTGGTCACCGTTGCCGCCACGGTATCAACCGGCAATCTGGCGATTGGCGTGCTGGGCGGGATTATCGTCATGGCACTCCTCCCCGCCCGCATTAAGCGTCGACTTAAAGCAGAAAAATCGTCGCCAGCCCAAGAAAAATAA